Part of the Caulifigura coniformis genome, TACGGGCGGCGATCGCTTCAAACTCCGACAGCGACAGGCGCTGCGCTTCATCGAGGTCTTCCAGCATCGAAGCCAGTCGCGACTCTTCATCGTCGTCTCTCCTGGCGGCCGATTTCGACAGGAGCTTGATCAGGGAATCGAGTTCCTTTTTCGACAGGCCTGGCGCCACTTTTCGAACGGCGGCCTCCGCCTGATCGCGTTCGACGGTCCACTGTTTCAAGGCCGCCTTCTGCCGCGACTGATCGGGCGAAGGAATGGAAACATCCCGGTCGTCTGCGTTATTGAAGAACGCATAGAGCCCGTAAAACTCGTGGTGGGTGATGGGGTCGTACTTGTGGGTGTGGCATTGGGCACAGCCAACGGTCAGCCCCAGCCAGACATTCCCGACGGTGCTCACGCGATCGACCGCCTGATTGACGCGGTCCTCTTCGCGATCGGCCCCGGCCTCGGTGTTCTTCATCGAATTCCGATGAAACCCGGTGGCGATCTGTTGTTCGAGAGTGGCATCGGGCAGGAGATCGCCGGCGATCTGCTCGATCGTGAACTGGTCGAAGGGCAGGTCGCGATTGATCGCCTCGATGACCCAGTCGCGATACCGGAACGCATTGGGGCGCAGGTCGTCTCCGAGGTAGCCATCGCTGTCGGCATAGCGGGCGAGATCGAGCCAGTGCCGCCCCCAGCGTTCCCCGAAGTGCGGTGACGACAGAAGCCGTTCGACAAGTTGCTCGTAGGCATCGTTGCGGCTGTCGGAGAGAAACGCAGCGACATCGGCGGCAGTGGGGGGCAGGCCGGTGAGGTCGAGCGACAGGCGGCGAATCAGGGTGGTGCGGTCCGCTTCGGTCTCCGGGGCGAGGTTCTCCCGGTCCAGAGCGGCGAGGACAAAGTGGTCGATTTCGTTCCTGGCCGCCTTCGGGTTTGCGAGGGCCGGCGTTTCAGGCCGGGTGAGCGGCAGGTAGGCCCAGTGTCCCGCGTACTCGGCCCCCGAATCGACCCAGCGTCGCAGGAGATCAATCTGCTCGGGCGTGAGTCGCCTTCCGGTTTCGGGGGGCGGCATGAGCTCGGAATCGTCCGCCACGAGCCTGCGGATCAGTTCGCTCGATTCGGCGTGACCGGGATGGATGGCGGCCTGCCCGCTTTCGAGCCTGCCGATGGCATCAGGCCGGCGATCGAGCCGGAGGCCTGCTTCCCGGCTGGCAGCGTCCGGGCCGTGGCAGGTGAAGCAGTTCTGGGCCAGGATCGGCCGGATGTCTCGCTGAAAGTCGACAGGCCATTTTCCATTGCGCTCCGCGCCAGCGGCCGGGGCCGGCACGAGGTGGCTCGTGGCCAGAAACGCGATGGTGAGGAAGGCCGAAAGCCGGGGCATTTCTGACAAAGACTCCACGTTCTCCGGGGACCTGTTCGTGCTGATCTCCCGTCGGAATTCGTACCGGACCGCGGGAGTTTACCGGAGCGTCCGACGTTCTTGGGCGACGTTCCGGAAATCGCTGCGAAATGCTTGAGTGACCCGGTAAATTCGGGACTTGGCCGACGAAACGGTTCGTAAGCTCCTGCGAGAGCGCCAGCCCTGGCCTGGATTGCAGGCCGGGCGTTTGCCGGTGACAGTGGATCACGACGATTGGCGAGACGGCGCGCTGAGTGTCGCGTTCGTCGTTGCCCGGAAGACCGCAGGAATGTCCCGTGCCCGCTCCCTTCTCTCGTCCGCGATCGAAAGCCCAGGACGTGGAGCCTGATGGCGTCTCGCGGTTGAAAGTCTATGAGCAATTGATCGCCGAGAATCGGCGTCCGCTGCTGCACTACATCTATTCCCTCGTGCTGAATGAAGCTGACGCGGAGGACCTTGTGCAGCGCACCAGCCTCGTCATGTGGAAAAAGTTCGACGAATTCGACCAGTCACGCAGTTTCCTGGCGTGGGCCAACGGCATCGCCTTTCTCGAAGTCCAGAATTTCCGGAGGACGGCCGCGGCCGGACGCCTGCGATTCAGCAACGAAGTCGTGCAGGGGATTGCCGACCGTTACAGCGAAAAACTGCAGTCCGAGGAAAAGAACCGCACGGCTGCGCTCAAGGCCTGCCTCGAGCAGGTCTCCGAGCGTGATCGTCAGCTGGTCCAGGCCGTCTATTGGGACGGGACCGAATATGAAGTCGCCGCCCGCGCCTGCGGGATGGCGCTTCAGACTGCCTATAACCGAATGCGGATCCTCCGCGTCAAACTCCTCGAGTGCGTCAATCGTCGCGTCCAGACCGAGTCCGTCAATGAATAGTCACCCCTCCCCGACCTCCGCTGAACGCGACGAGTTCGACCGGCTGCTGGCCGCTGTCCTCGACGGGTCGATCACGCCCGCCCAGCACGAACGGCTCGACGGTCTGCTGCTGCGATCTGTGTCGCTGCGCGATCGGTATCTCGAACTGACGGGTCTGCACATCGACCTGCTCGAAATGGGCCGGCCTCACGTGGGGCATTCCCTGCCTGCAGCGCCCGTGCAGACCCGATGGCCCAAACGCAGCGTGTCGTCCCTCGCCGCCCTGGGCCTCCTGGGTGCGGTTGGGGTGATGTGGTTCAATGGCGGTCGCCACGACGTGAAGTCCCGGCCAGCGGATGGCGGACGTGAGGTGGCCGCTGCGGAGGCGAAGGCCGTCGTGATCGATGAGGCGGCCAGCGCCCGCATCTACGGACAGGCTTTTTCTCCAGCCCCCGGCCAGTCGCTGGCCTATGGCGAGGAACTGATCCTCAAGCAAGGGCTGCTGGCGGTCACGTTTCCATCAGGCGCCCGGGCGGTGCTCGAATCTCCCTGTATCTTTTCAGCGACAGGGCCCGAGACTCTCCTGCTGCGTGCCGGTCGTTGCTCGGTGCATGCCCCTCCCGGTGCGGAAGGTTTCCGGGTCGAGACGCCATCAGCGTTGATCGTCGATCTCGGGACCCGTTTCGCCGTCGATGTCGAAATGGGGGGCGAGACGACGTTGAAAGTGGTCGAAGGGGCGGCCTCGCTGGAATCGCGTGGCACGAAGGAATCCCAGCCTCGCCTTCTGAAACAGGGGGACGCGGCGTATGTCGACCACGATGCGCGGCAGCTCGCAGCGCCTCCTGAGGGGATCGACGTCAACTTCGTCGATCGGCTGCCCGATCGCGTCGTCCGCTACGACGCTACGACTGGCCCTGGCGGACACGCGGAAGAACTGCTGACCGTTACGGTGCAGCGCGCGGGAAAAGTCGAGACTTATGGTCGCGACGACCTGATCCGCAGCCGGCTGTCCAATTTCGCCGGCATCGAGAAGAGTTCGGTGCTGTGCGTCCTGCTGGGAGCCAGTGATCCGCTTGGTGAAAAACGCCTCGAACTATTGAACGACTGGAGCCTCGTGACGGGCGTGGTGAATCCGGCCCGCCGGGGAGTGATTCCCGAACTGAACGGCAGCGAGGGAATCGAGGTGACGTTCGACGAGCCCGTCACCAATGGGCCAGGCCCTGACATCGTCCTGTTCGACCTGCACCTGCTGGTCCACGGCGAGTCGGGCGATCCGGTATGGATCACGCCCGTGGAGCCCCCGCCGGGCGTCGAGCCGCTGAGGATCACGGCATTCGATCTCGATCTCACCTGTCCGCAGGCTCTCGAACTGTGCGACTACCAGGTCTATGACGCGACGGCGCCGATCCGGTCCATGCAGGAACTTCAGGAGGCGACGTTGAAGTCGCGAATCCCGCGGTGCATGCGGGCGAAGTGTCTCGCGACCGCGATCGACCTTTCGGCCATGGGTTACCAGCCTGGGGCCCGCGTGACGCGTCTGCTGCTGCAGCACGATGCGACCGACGTTTCGGCGATCGACCCGGTGCTGATCGTCGGCCTGCCGGCGGTGGGGGAATAGGCCAGGGGCCTCCCCGACTGCGGTCAGGCGGTCAGTCGTGCAGCACGAACTTGTAGTCGTTCGCCCCTTCGGCCACCGTGAACTTCTCGGGGCTCGTCGTCTGCGACCAGTAAGCCTTCGGGACCTGCTTCCAGGCTTCCGGGGCGTTCTTTTCCGTGACGACGTTCACCGTATCGGGAATCTCGCCCGGGGGGACGACGTTGACCGTGTATTCGCCGACGAGCACATCCGGGGCGTCCCGCATGGCGACCTGGAATTCTCCGTCCGCATCGGTCACGCCCGACGCAATGATGCCTGTCTGCTTGTGGACCAGCACGATCGCTGATCCCTGAGGGATCGGGCGGTCCTTGTAGGTGGCCGTGCCGGAGACAGTGCCTGACGGTCCGGGCAGGGTGCTCTTCTGGCACCCTGCGATCAGGATCGCCAGTCCGACAACCAACCGCATTCGACGTGAGCGATCTGAAGACATGCGATCATCCTTCGCGTGTAAAACCCTGCATGGAGAATTCCGGAGGTCCGGGACTACCTGGCCTCCGGCGTTTCTTGCAATGTTGCCCCGCGGCCGGTCGCGGACGTCATTCGCGTCTGCTTCTCCAGCCAGGCGCAACCCGGGGCGGCCAAACCTTCGTGCCCTCCTTCGAAGATCGTGACCCGTGCTGTGCCGGCGTGACGCCGCAGATGGAGCGCGCGGTCGTAGGTCGGGTCGACCTGCTGGTCCTCCTTTCGCGGGACTTCGAGACGGCTGTGTTCCTGAAGCTGGGTCATTTCGTCCTCGGAGACGGCGTCGGCGCCTCGGACTTTGGCGACAATGTTGAAGGCTCGCAGTGTGTGGGCGATGGGAACTGAGCCGGTCTTGCCGTCATGGACTCCGGCCGCCAGGTCCAGGGGAAGGTCGCCGGTGTTCTGGAGCCAGTGAATGGGCGACCGGTCGATGTATTCCGCCGTCACGGCCTTCGAGTCGCCCGGCAGTCCGCCGCAGCAGGCGACCACGTTTTCCGCATAGCGGCCCGGCTTGCCCCCTCGAGTGTGAAAGCGATGCCATTCCGCGAGGTCGCTGATTCCGACCCACGCGGAGACGCCCGAGAACCGTTCGGGATGACGGCTGGCCATCAACATCGCCATGTGGCCGCCCCCTGACGCGCCGGCCAGGTAGATGCGTGATGGATCGACCTTGTACTGGTCGCTGATCCAGTCGATGGCATCCAGCACATCCTGCCGTGCCAGCGGCGAGCCGCAGGCCTGCGGCCGAGTGTTGGCGCCGCGGAAATCGGGCTGCAGGTAGAGCCAGTTCCTGGTGCTCGCCTCTTTCCACCAGGGTGAGCAGTCCTGCTGGTAGGTGCTGCTCCACGAGTGGAGGAACACGAGCAGCGGCGTGGGCTTTTCTTTGGCGCCAGACGGGGCCCAGTAAAGGGCCGACTGCGGCTGGCCGTCCCTCGTACTTGGAATT contains:
- a CDS encoding PSD1 and planctomycete cytochrome C domain-containing protein; protein product: MPRLSAFLTIAFLATSHLVPAPAAGAERNGKWPVDFQRDIRPILAQNCFTCHGPDAASREAGLRLDRRPDAIGRLESGQAAIHPGHAESSELIRRLVADDSELMPPPETGRRLTPEQIDLLRRWVDSGAEYAGHWAYLPLTRPETPALANPKAARNEIDHFVLAALDRENLAPETEADRTTLIRRLSLDLTGLPPTAADVAAFLSDSRNDAYEQLVERLLSSPHFGERWGRHWLDLARYADSDGYLGDDLRPNAFRYRDWVIEAINRDLPFDQFTIEQIAGDLLPDATLEQQIATGFHRNSMKNTEAGADREEDRVNQAVDRVSTVGNVWLGLTVGCAQCHTHKYDPITHHEFYGLYAFFNNADDRDVSIPSPDQSRQKAALKQWTVERDQAEAAVRKVAPGLSKKELDSLIKLLSKSAARRDDDEESRLASMLEDLDEAQRLSLSEFEAIAARKPIVQEFKASTIAVAAKARETHVHMRGDFRSPGDIVTPGTPQFLNPLKTRGDAPDRLDLARWIVDDSNPLTARVAVNHVWKHLFGRGLVHPSDNFGISGEPPSHPELLDWLASEFRRLGWSRKELIRLIVTSATYRQRSTSRPEVEARDPLNVWLARQSRLRVEAEIVRDLALSVSGLLEPKVGGPSIRPALHARVTAISRNREWEVSGGSDRYRRGMYVLLRRATPYPMLTQFDAPDTTASCSVRERSNSPLQALTLLNDPVFLECARHFGERLTREESSDARVWIAAAFQQALSRAPEHRELDRLVELHREHSELISRLPAAELATLIARALPETEARELATRILMARTLMNLDEFITRE
- a CDS encoding sigma-70 family RNA polymerase sigma factor yields the protein MPAPFSRPRSKAQDVEPDGVSRLKVYEQLIAENRRPLLHYIYSLVLNEADAEDLVQRTSLVMWKKFDEFDQSRSFLAWANGIAFLEVQNFRRTAAAGRLRFSNEVVQGIADRYSEKLQSEEKNRTAALKACLEQVSERDRQLVQAVYWDGTEYEVAARACGMALQTAYNRMRILRVKLLECVNRRVQTESVNE
- a CDS encoding FecR domain-containing protein, translating into MNSHPSPTSAERDEFDRLLAAVLDGSITPAQHERLDGLLLRSVSLRDRYLELTGLHIDLLEMGRPHVGHSLPAAPVQTRWPKRSVSSLAALGLLGAVGVMWFNGGRHDVKSRPADGGREVAAAEAKAVVIDEAASARIYGQAFSPAPGQSLAYGEELILKQGLLAVTFPSGARAVLESPCIFSATGPETLLLRAGRCSVHAPPGAEGFRVETPSALIVDLGTRFAVDVEMGGETTLKVVEGAASLESRGTKESQPRLLKQGDAAYVDHDARQLAAPPEGIDVNFVDRLPDRVVRYDATTGPGGHAEELLTVTVQRAGKVETYGRDDLIRSRLSNFAGIEKSSVLCVLLGASDPLGEKRLELLNDWSLVTGVVNPARRGVIPELNGSEGIEVTFDEPVTNGPGPDIVLFDLHLLVHGESGDPVWITPVEPPPGVEPLRITAFDLDLTCPQALELCDYQVYDATAPIRSMQELQEATLKSRIPRCMRAKCLATAIDLSAMGYQPGARVTRLLLQHDATDVSAIDPVLIVGLPAVGE
- a CDS encoding carboxypeptidase-like regulatory domain-containing protein, translated to MSSDRSRRMRLVVGLAILIAGCQKSTLPGPSGTVSGTATYKDRPIPQGSAIVLVHKQTGIIASGVTDADGEFQVAMRDAPDVLVGEYTVNVVPPGEIPDTVNVVTEKNAPEAWKQVPKAYWSQTTSPEKFTVAEGANDYKFVLHD
- a CDS encoding alpha/beta hydrolase family protein codes for the protein MSVMRTGPGLALLVAFLGGPVSAEETRTELTVASIPSTRDGQPQSALYWAPSGAKEKPTPLLVFLHSWSSTYQQDCSPWWKEASTRNWLYLQPDFRGANTRPQACGSPLARQDVLDAIDWISDQYKVDPSRIYLAGASGGGHMAMLMASRHPERFSGVSAWVGISDLAEWHRFHTRGGKPGRYAENVVACCGGLPGDSKAVTAEYIDRSPIHWLQNTGDLPLDLAAGVHDGKTGSVPIAHTLRAFNIVAKVRGADAVSEDEMTQLQEHSRLEVPRKEDQQVDPTYDRALHLRRHAGTARVTIFEGGHEGLAAPGCAWLEKQTRMTSATGRGATLQETPEAR